The Cytophagales bacterium genome includes the window ACTCCTACTATCCTGGCAGGTGACCGTTCATTGGTAAGCCTGATAGCTCATGAAATGGCACATTCGTGGTCGGGCAACTTAGTTACCAATGCAACCTGGAATGATTTCTGGCTCAATGAAGGATTTACCGTTTATATAGAAAGGCGGATCATGGAGGAGTTATATGGTAAATCTTATGCAGATATGCTTGCCGTGCTGGGCTATCAGGACCTGGAAGATGATATTAAAAAATTGAGCGCTGATGATACTAAGCTAAAGCTAAATTTAACTGGCCGGGACCCGGATGAAGCTATGACTAATGTCGCTTATGAAAAAGGGGCTTTATTCCTTAAAACAATTGAAGAAGCTATGGGCAGAGAGCGATGGGATGGTTTTTTGAAACAATATTTTGATACTTTTTCATTTCAAACAATGAGTACTGAAAAATTTGTTGAATATCTCAAAAATGAATTAGGAAATGCTCCTGATGCAACGGAACTGTTAAAACAAATAGCGATTGATGACTGGGTTTATAAGCCGGGTATTCCTGGAAATTTCAAAGTTTATTCTGATCGTTTCAAACAAGTAGATGAGCAGATAAAACATTGGAAACAGGGTACTCCGGTACCTGATCTATATGTGAAAGAGTGGACTACGCATGAGTGGCTGCATTTTTTACGGCATCTGCCTGAGAAAATGTCTCTTGAACAGATGGGCGAATTAGACAGTTCTTTCGAATTTACTAACTCTGGTAATGCAGAGATCCTTTGTGCATGGTACCTTCATGTAATAGAAAATAAATACACTGCCGCACTTCCTGCTCTTGAAAAATTCCTGTTAAATGTGGGACGTAGGAAATTTTTGAAACCATTATATAAAGCCATGGTTAAAACCGAAGATGGAAAAGAAATGGCAAAAGCTATATACTCAAAAGCGCGGCCTAATTATCATTTTATTTCGGTGAATACTATTGATGAAATTGTTGGAAAATAGTTCAGAGTTCAGGGTTTAAAGTTCAGAGTTCAAAACACTGAACATAAAACATTGAAAATGACTAATATAGAAGAGGCTTCCCCAAAAACATCCCTACTAAGCTTCATTGTCAGGATCGTTAGCCTACTAATTATTTTATTCCTCTTTTTAGTTTCTCTGGATTTGATGGCCGGAGCTTTTAAGCTGTTCGGCAAGGAAACCGCACAGCAGATCATGAATGCAACTTCAAACCCCTTTGTTGGCTTGTTTATTGGTTTGCTTGCAACTGCGATCATTCAAAGCAGCTCCACCACTACCTCTATGATCGTAGCAATGGTTGCAGCCGGCAGTTTGAGTATAGAAGGCGCTGTACCTATCGTTATAGGTGCAAATATTGGTACTTCCGTAACCGCCATGATCGTTTCTTTTGGCTATATTGGAAAGAAAAAAGAGTACCGTAAAGCTATTGCAACTGCCTCAGCACACAATTTTATAAATATTTTTATTACGTTATTATTATTTCCCTTAGAACATTATTTTGGCTTTTTGTCCCACCTTGCACAATCAATTGCAGTTCTCTTTACTTTTGATTCATCCGGTTCTACTGAAATCTTTAGTATTATGAAGGTAACGGTAAAGCCCGTTGCCAAATCCATTATACATTTTTTGGGAAGTAAGGCGCTTATTGTCCTTCTCTTGTCTGGCTTACTGCTATTTTTCTCTATATATTTTTTAACACGTTTCTTAAAAAAAATGCTCGTTGGCAAGGCACAAAAGAAATTAGATAAGCTTCTTTTCAAAAATCCGTATCGGGCTCTTGGCTGGGGAATTGGCTTAACTGCTGCTGTACAATCAAGCTCGATTACTACCTCATTGATAGTACCATTGGTTGCTACAAATAAGGTTGGCTTGAGAAAAGCATTCCCTTTCCTGATGGGAGCCAACATCGGCACCACGGTTACTGCCCTGATCGCAGCATTATCACAAAACCAGGAAGCATTGACTATTGCATTTGTTCATGTACTGTTCAATGTAATGGGTGTGGCTGTTTTTTTGCCGGTAAAAGCTATCCGTAATATTCCGATAAGGCTTGCCCGAAGGCTTGGCAAAGCAACTTTGAAAAATCGTATAGTTGGTGTTGGATATGTGGTCACAACTTTCTTTTTCATACCGTTTTTGCTTATATTTTTTACACGTACAACTGTTTTGGTAAGAGAATATAAATACATTCAGAAAGATATTGTTACGGGGGAGGTCTCCTATAAGATAATTTATAGCGAAAAAATACCTAAAACAGATCAAA containing:
- a CDS encoding Na/Pi cotransporter family protein produces the protein MTNIEEASPKTSLLSFIVRIVSLLIILFLFLVSLDLMAGAFKLFGKETAQQIMNATSNPFVGLFIGLLATAIIQSSSTTTSMIVAMVAAGSLSIEGAVPIVIGANIGTSVTAMIVSFGYIGKKKEYRKAIATASAHNFINIFITLLLFPLEHYFGFLSHLAQSIAVLFTFDSSGSTEIFSIMKVTVKPVAKSIIHFLGSKALIVLLLSGLLLFFSIYFLTRFLKKMLVGKAQKKLDKLLFKNPYRALGWGIGLTAAVQSSSITTSLIVPLVATNKVGLRKAFPFLMGANIGTTVTALIAALSQNQEALTIAFVHVLFNVMGVAVFLPVKAIRNIPIRLARRLGKATLKNRIVGVGYVVTTFFFIPFLLIFFTRTTVLVREYKYIQKDIVTGEVSYKIIYSEKIPKTDQTSWSIYTGLDKDSIGVDAIAEKNIIVYRDKNILHIGDEYFILTKKGFCWDNVGRIDNPTNQDMMGKYKICVDNIVYNYKLNNDIRIDTCYVLTRNYYNPQPVDSTYDIIYLDVHNQVIFKIENRDKHGNLVFLEELRSIYP
- a CDS encoding M1 family metallopeptidase — protein: MHKTKTKTIFKILPIILLIFTHCNNNRQSEDTERSVMQYKDMHTFSKPDQAVVRHLDLDIIVDFDKKIITGKAAYTIENIKGVNKIYFDSRDLKIEKITLGKEEKDTKFQLGAFVEYLGQPLEILIEDNTKIVNIYYSTNPGSVALQWLEPQQTAGKKHPFLFTQSEPGFARTWVPCQDSPGIRFTYTAKVQVPGGILVIMSAENPTQITPDGNYNFKMDQPIPAYLLALAAGDLQFKATGERTGVYAEPSVIDKAVYEFAEMEDMLLTTEKLYGLYRWDRYDVVVLPPSFPFGGMENPRVTFVTPTILAGDRSLVSLIAHEMAHSWSGNLVTNATWNDFWLNEGFTVYIERRIMEELYGKSYADMLAVLGYQDLEDDIKKLSADDTKLKLNLTGRDPDEAMTNVAYEKGALFLKTIEEAMGRERWDGFLKQYFDTFSFQTMSTEKFVEYLKNELGNAPDATELLKQIAIDDWVYKPGIPGNFKVYSDRFKQVDEQIKHWKQGTPVPDLYVKEWTTHEWLHFLRHLPEKMSLEQMGELDSSFEFTNSGNAEILCAWYLHVIENKYTAALPALEKFLLNVGRRKFLKPLYKAMVKTEDGKEMAKAIYSKARPNYHFISVNTIDEIVGK